AGAAAAGAAATCCCATGAgtgctggcagagcagaaggCTCATGTTCACTTGCCTGACCTATTGCACAGAGACCAGTGGCTCCCCTGGAATAAAACTCATGGCAGATACCATGGGGAAGTCCCATGTCCCTCCTACACAATGAGACTTTCGCACTAAACACCACTGACAGATTGTGGAGAGCTTGGTGACATCATCCAAATGTCTCTTTGCAAGAGAGCAGAACTTCCTTTGTCTTCTGCAAGGGAAAATGTCCCTTGGTCCTGAAAGTATCAGCAGCTTCCTTGTCCATGGCTTACCAGCTCTTACAGAAAGCAACGGCAACAACGTTCTTTGCTTAATCAAATCAGAAATACCTTCCTCCATGCATCATAGTCTGCCACGCCTCTACATACCTGCGCAAACAGGTGCCTGAAGAAAGTCTCCagaatttgttttctctgttcctgGGTGACTGCCCGTTTCATCAGGCTCTTCTCCTTCATCTCAGACACATGGAGATCAAGCCCGCTTTCCTCCAAATAGCCTTGTAGCTTCCCAATGAAGTTGCTCCTCTCTGCCTCCTCACTGAAAAGCAGCACCTGCAAAAGACCCCACAGAACAGCTGTGAGAAGCAGATGTTCAGTCGGGATGTGAGTGCTGCTGTGGTTTCTCCATGGTATGAACTGGACCTGGTGGTTCTCAGGAGGCCACAGCCACCCTTCAGGGAGCTACTTTTCTCCCAGTGCCCAGGACTGAGTGGTAACAGGGTGTACGTGACCAGTGGCAGAGGGTAGTGGAGGGTCCAGGGGAAGGCATCATACCCAAGACATCATGATACTCACCAGGTCATACTCTTTGGGGCTCTTCAGGAGGAGAGCTTTGTTGCCTTTGTTGCTGGAGACGATCACCTCCACCCTTTGATGGGCTTTCAGGCTGATGCTCCGGAGCACAGACCCTCTCACATCCAGCACTTTGAGCACTTTGTCAGGTTGGAGCTGAATGAGGATGGGGGAGCTGTCTGTCTTGGGACCGTGCCACTCCAAGGCTGATGGGAGAGAGCACAAGACTTAGAGGCAAAGGCATCCCTGCGCTCCTTTTCATCCCAGCACCTCCCTCACCAAGGTGCAGCTTGGGAGTGATTGCATGACCAGACACATCTTAGGGAGAAAACAATGATCTCCCAACCACAGAGCTGAAGTGCAAGGACACAGGAGGAGTAGAAGTCATGGAGCAGCAAGGCAGTGTTTTTGCAGCATCCAGAGCAAGGATATACAGTCCCTGTCCTGGAGCTACTTGTCCAGCTGCTTTACATAGGTTTCCTTCAGGTAAGGTGTGATCTGGAGAGGTTTGGAATTAGAGGGTCATTGGAAGGGACACAGGTTGGAAGTGTCTCTCGCCCAGTCTCCTGCCTAAAGTACGACCAGCTACAGGGTCAGGCCAGTCTGCTCAAGGCTTTATCTCGCCAGGTCTTGGataggatggagactgcacaacctctttGGACTGCCTGGTCCACTGCTTGACTGTCCTTCTGGGGAAACTGTTTCTCCTTACATCCAGCTGGGATACAAGCTCCAAGCCCAGCCCTGCCTCGGTATGTGCCCTGACTTCAGCAGCACCACCAGACACCATCACGGGATCGACAGTGCCACCTCACCATGTATCGCCTCGCTGGTCACCTCCCTCCTCACACTGGAGCCCTgcttcttctgcagcttcttGAAATCTCTCTTGCGGAGAACGGCAACGATCCAGGCAACAAACAGAGTCACTGGGGACACATGGGAAAGGAAAGCATGAAATATCACAAAGCTCCTTCCCGCCTTGGCAGCATCACCTGTACGACTGGGGCAGAGAGGGGTTTATTTCTTCCTCATCACCCCCAGTTCAATGCTCCATGGTTTTAATTAATGCAGGGCTGCAACATGAAAGCCCCGTTTCCATGTGATACCCAAGGACCTCAAGAGTGGCCAAgactcagcagctcctgctgggagATGCTTGGTCCATGGGCACTCAGCCCCTTTCTCCGGTGGAAAAGGAGATGGGTAAAGAAATGGAGCAGCAAACCTAAAGGCAGACAGCAGAGCACAACGATGATGATCCCAAAGCCTGCACCGCTGCCTTCAAAGTAGTCCAGCACCACCATGGGCGTGCAGTTGGCCAGGTGTTGAGCtgtcagctgctggggctgggggcacgggtCCCCTGCATGGGGAGAGACAGGCTGTGAGTGTCATGGACCTTTTACTCATCTCACCTCTATCATCCCCAGGAACCTCTGCATGAAGATGCTGGTGGGGTTCATTGCCAAGTGACCTAGGGAGCACCACAAAACTGGGATGCTTGAGTTGAAATCCAGAGCTTAGGGGGCAATCCTTGTTTTTGGGTTGAATCTTTGCCTGCCACAGCAAACCAAGCACAGAACTGGACTCCAGCACTCTGGGAGATCAGCAGCATCACCTCACCCGATGGGATGGGCTGAGCCAGAAGCACCCTGTGCCAGGGCAAATTGGGACTCGGGGTCTCTGCTCATCCATATGGTGCAAGTCCAGGGAGTCATCCTGGTGCAATTGCATGGACAGTACACCAAGGGAACCAAGGCGCCTTGCAAGGGCTGGAATGTGCACCAAATAAAACACTTTTGGTAAATGGGAAGGGTGTGGCAAGATCCTGAGAGAAAAAGGCGAGTTTGTGTTTGGCCACACCTCACCCTGAACATGGCAGCAGGACTCTTTGTGGGTCTCGGTGGGGAGAGGAAAGCTCATTTCAAGGATGGCACAGGAGGGCACCAGGGTGAGGAATGCACATCAGCATGGAACTAGTCTGCTCCTAGGCTGCTGGAAACCCAAAAGGTGCTGAGACACAAGCCCTGAGCTCTCCCTGGGCTGAAATCCTGTTGGCGCTGTTCATGCTGCCATTGCAACCACATCTGCAGGAAAGCCTGGCCAGCCCTTCCAGCAGCTGTGGTTAACCAACAACGCTGTCAGCGGAGCAGCCGGGCAGGAGTGGGCATTGCAGTGCAGCGCCCAGGGCACATTCAGGGGTTGATGCAATTAAAGGTAAAAGTAGGCAACATTACACAGTTACAGTATGCAAAGCTTAACTCATCTGTAAACTTCATCACTTTTCGGGTCACTCATCAGTTTAACCTGCAGACCTGTGTGTGCTTGTAGATCAAAGGAGCTAGAGGACACGTCAGTGAGGAGTGTGACACAGCATGAGTTAGGCAGAGGCCAAGTTTTAACCCGGCACGACCTTCCAGGGCATCAGTTGCATTTTTGTACCTAGTGATCTTTCCAAGACTCGTGCAATACTCCTGCCTGGACTTCAGCCCACTTTCAACATCAGCACTGCCCACCTTGCTTGCAAGAAACCCTTACATTTTGCTGGCTTAGAGGCATAGCACATTTCAGGCTTGAGAAACTGCCAGACATGCTTTCCCTGTGTCACTGAGTCACCAGCTGTGTCACCAAAATGGGTCTGCTTTCCTCCCTAACTCGCTGGTGTCATTTGCTCCCTGCACCTTGCCATTGCATGGAGCACTCACCGTCGCTCCAGACGAACACGTGGGGCTGGAGGTCTGTGGAGTTTGCGTGGGTGACAGCAACCAGGACATCATGGAATGTGGTGTTACGGATCTCCCTGATTTCCTCTGCTGTGAACAGCCTGGGGAAAAAGATGTGGGGCCAAGCAGTGTCTCTGGGTGTCACTGTCTGGTGGCCTGAGGGATTTGCTCCCCACACTTTTTAGGAAAAGAGAAAGCTGGAGGATGATTTTCCTTCCAGCACCAGTTGTTACACCTTactggagctggcagagcagtgGGCAGCCTACTCTGTGTGCCAGACGAAGAAGAGGCATTTACCCATTCCTGGTGTTTTCGAACCAAAATCTGTCACCATCACGCAGGCGCACAAACTGGTCCAAGATGATGGCACTGAAGAGGGAGCTGTTAACCTCCAACATGCCTCCAGGGAGCAGCTCCAGCCCGGCCGTGTTGTTGGCATACAGTGCAGCCACCTTCTCCAGGACCTGGCCAGAAACACCCACCGCACGTATGAGCAGAGGGAATTCTGTTGAGGCCTCAGAAAGCCTTGGACAGCCTCAGGAGGAGCGAGGAACATGCATTTCTCAGGTATCTCACATTCATGTGCTGGAAGCATGCTCAGCCCCACGCAGCCTTGAGCTCATGGCTTGGACTTGAGCAACTAAGCATCACTCCCAGAGCATCTCAGCTCCCGGAGAAGGAGAGCACAAAGTGGCACAGGAGCTAACACTAGGGCGGGACGTTTTTATTCATGCCATGTGATTGCACAGTTACCCCAATGCAACAGCCCCCCAGGCATGAAAATGAGCTAGGGCAGAATGCGCACTGATGTTCCTCTTACATTGCTGGACAAGCCAGTTGCTGCCTGGACTGCCCCAACGTCCTTTGACCCACACACTTTCTGTTCCCAGACCAGTTTGCTGTTACCTGTTGCTCCAGGTGTGGAGCAAGGTCTGACCAGTTCTGGAGAGGCTCCAACCCAAATCGCTCCTGGGCTTGGTTATAGGTGGGCAGGCCAAGGTCTCGCCCGCGCTGAAGCCAGCTGGCCACGTAGTCAGTGCGGGAGTACTTCAGGGGCCCGTACCAGTAATCTGTGGGTAGATTCGAAGCCATGGTGATGGCAGGGCAGAGCCAGAGGAGCAACCCCAactgccagagctgctgggctggccTCGGCCCCCTGGCACGGGCCATACTGAACATGGAGATCATCTCCATGCCATTTCCAGGACAGTCACAGTAACATGCTTAACATGCCCCGCAGCTTCTCCGCACCTCCATTAACAAGGCTGAACCTGATTTGAGTATGTGGTTGAGTGCTGATTGGGGTGGTGATGGGACATGCCTCCCCACCTCAGCCCCTGCATAGGCCCAGGAGAGAGGGACCCCACCAACACGCCAGCTTCAGTGCAAGGGAGTGCAGACCTTGGAGATCTTCCACCACAATGTTGTCCTCCCGCTCTGCAATCTGTGAGCTCATTCCCAGCAGGAGGTTGTCCACGTCCACAGCCTCTGGCTGCTGCAACCCGGCGCTCTgagaggagatgggaagagcaggTGATTCGCCACAGGACTGAGGACGTAGGGCAGACCCACATCCCTGAACTGGTGCCCATAGGAGTGCAGACCCTGGGTATAGGGGGACCAGCGACTTCTTCCAGGCTCATTTTCTCCATGACAGCTCAACCTTGAGGTCTgagcctgctgcagctggaggcaaTATCTGGGGATGTCTGGATGGGGAGGATCTCACATCCCTTGGTTGGCTGTCATGCTTTGCACCCAATTTCCCTTTCAGACGCCTTTGGGGTCCTCCGTAACATAAAGCAAAGAATGGAGCACCCCTGGCCAGCCTGCCATGTCTTCAGGACCCCAGCACTCCCTTCCCTGTACCTCTCTGCTCCAGTAGCTGTTGCAGAGCCGCATCGCTGGGAATGAGCCACCGTGACCGTCCACCTCCTGGAACTGGCACCTGGGGTCTCTGGAACAGCAGAGAAGGGCTGAGCCCACAGgtcccagctggggctgcactTGGCCCTCCCAGCAAGGGGCAGGATGCGGGGAAGGGACAGGGATCATCCCTTGCCACCACCCCAGCTCAGGCATCCCCTTTGTTAGCATGGGCACTGCTCTCCCACAGTCCCACTGGGCTGATCCTACCTCTTGTAAACACCCGGTGGCACCATGGTGGCCAGGAACTGCCCCGCGGCTGCCACGAACTCCGGTGAGATGCTGGGGTCCAGGTGCTGCTGGTAACCTGCAAGGCAGCAGCCATGGTCCAGCAGCTAGGCTGGAGGGAAAGGGGGCTAACCCCCACCCTTCTACCCCATTCCCCGGCTCCCATGATGCCCCTACCCTTGCTCCCCACACACCCCACAGCTCTATTACCCGCTTGCCCCTCACCTTTGTACTCTGGGATGGATGTCCCCAGCAGGGTCGGCAGCCACTCATACAGCACGATGCTCTGGAGCACAGGGGAGTCCGGtcagggacagagatggggagggTTATAGGGGGTCCTGGCAGAACCGGGGGGTCCCATCCCTCACCTGGAATGTGGCGATGACCCTCTTGCGAGCATGCTGGAAAAGGTCCTCATCGGACCAGGTTGGATGTGCCTGGGCAAGTGCTGCGGCCAGGTGGTTGTGATACCGAAACCAGGCAATGCTCTCAGCCTGCAGGAAGCGGTTCTCATTCCCCCAGGCACTCCCCAGGTCTGCAAGAGCCGCCAGGACCATCAGTGGGGGATGCCGCCACTGGGTCTAGCTTCATCtgtggctggaggagcagcctcagccctgtggctgcagcccagcatccctttgtccttccttcctccccagggaGACACGCAGTCTGAGTGAGCAAGAAGCAGCACTGGGCCCCCAGCGTGGACAAAAGGTCGAGCAAGTAAGGATTTCAAAGAAAGCTGAGCAGGATTTTATGGGCAGCAGCCCCTTTTCCCAGATGAGATCACCTTGGATCAGAGAGACCAGCACCTACTGGTCTCTGCATGTTGGCTGGGAAATGACCCGTTGTCTCCCAGCGATGCAGCACCTTTAATGCATGGCGTGGGAAGCCTTTGCCGGGGCACGCATATTCCTCCCCCTTGGGAAACTGCGTGCTCTCCCATGGGACTACTGATCCCCGTGTCCCAGCTCACCACATCCCCTGCCCTTTCCTGGGGTCCCCTCTGCGCTCAGCTCCAGggccctcctgctccccctgttcACAGTCACCGATGAAGCCAAGCATCTGTAAACCCATTGAGGATGCCACCGTTACCATAGATCCCCTGGGGACCACCCTGTCCTGTGGATGGATCCAGCGCCTTCCACATGGGGAGCCTCCCGTCTGTCTCCCTCGGAAGCTGCCCGCTGGGCCCTGATGCCAGCTGTCCCCCTGAGAAGCTCCTCAGGGCATCACTCCAGGAGTGCGAAGGGCCGTAGATGGAGCTGCCATCCAGCCAAGCTGTCACCTCATTGATCTAGGGCAGGCACGGAGAACAGGCATTAACAGGCACCAGGGTCTCGGCAGAAAGGTGCAAAAAAAAGGTCTGAAAAGCCCCAACCCGGCCCTTTTGGTCTTGCAAAGCAGCCACCCCATCCCCTGTTTTAACACGAGCTATCGGGATGCAAATATATGCACTGACAATCTCTATGCAGACTGCAGGGATTAGTGCAAAGTACAGGAAAAGACCAGGTACAGGTTTTTCAAAAGTACATTTTGAGGTTTTCATCCCCATTATTTTCGGCTATGTCCAGAAGCAGACACCTGTGGATCCCTATGCAGGCAAGACCAAGGTGGAAGGGAATGAAACCCATCTCTGGGGCAACAGGAAACGCTGGAGCTGTCCCCTCTGGGGAGCCCTGTCCTCGCAGCAGGGAGTCCCACTGTTGAGTATCTCCCCTGCCAaatgttttcatgaaaatatCCTTTTTAGTCTGAAAACATGCTGGAGTTTTCATTTTTCTAAGGTTTGAAATATGGCTAAAAACATGACTTGCTAATCTGATGTCATCATGGTTTGTCACGTGAAAGGTTCAGGGGGGTATTTTGCTTTGGCAATTTTGATTGGGAAGTTTACcagcatgaaagaaaaagcaCCTGGGCTTGGGAACACATTCAGcctcagcacagcaaaacacagagaaactggGGTAAAATCTGGATTTTTTCAAAAATGACTGAAATGCAGAGAAGTTTTACAACTTTATGATGGTACCGGCTCAGTTTTGTGATGCATTATTAAAGATAAAAGTTGGTGCCTAAATAATGTGTCATAATTACCCACCTTCTACAGTGGCACAAGTGTATACATTGGTTATGCAAGTTCATTACACTTGTACTAAAAAGGCTCCAGCTATCACTTGTTTCACCAGATACAGACAGCCCTACTTGTGCTCATTTTGACTGAAGTGGTAAAAACTTCAGCAGCCAAGGAAGACTGAATTGCTCCTGCTTTAGCCTTTCCTCTTCTGCCTTCCCTAAACCATGCAAGATACTCAAATTTGCATTAAAATAGATGACACAGGCAGATCTAGAGAATCACATTTTCTTTGCCCAAGAAAAACACCGACCTTGAGCAACCACAAATGTTGCTCCATGTGAACCAGTACCTTGGCGGCTGTGCTGCTTTGGGTTCATTTGCAATTGGTTCAAAAACACAAGAGACGTATATTTTTAAGGAAACAGCAGTCCTTTCCTTTCGTTTTTGCAAACGCTATCTTGGCTGCTACAGACACCGATGCTGGGTGAAGATGAATTTAGCCAAAAGGCAAAGAGCAGACAAAATGCTACCAACCTGTTCCCGGGGGCTGTTTGGGCTCTGCCCCGTCTCCATCGCCCAGTGGATGCGCTGGAAGGGCAGTACCACGTCTCCAGTGCCTGCAGGGTCAAACACTAGGTCTCCAGATGGGATGTGAATGTTCAGGAACTCAGCAGGGCAGCCAGGTTTCTCTGTCCCCAGGATGTCCGAGAGCACGTGGAAACCTGCCAGAGAACCCTACGGTCAGCAGCTAGGCCATACGTGGGCTGAGGGGATCACCCTGTGCAGTAAGAGTGGTTTCCTTCCTGCCTTCACTGCTGGTTTTCTCCATGACTTTGAATAAGTCACTTTGGACTGGAGCCCACATGTGCTAAGCTCCACTCCCAGGTGCTCCTGGCCAGATCTCATGAGTAGGGTAGAGTTATTCAGGGACCAGGCTGGAGAAACTCCGCCAGTGAATGTTCAGAGACCACTGGCAGCTGGACCATCTGCTGGCCACCACTTCACCAGGCTCAAGGCTCTGCATTTAGCCATTATTTCCCTGAACTCCTGCTTGCTTGTGGCCTTCAAGGCCAAGGGCTGCTTCTGGTGCTGAGCCTGGCAGCTGCCATTGCCGTTTGCCCATTTGAGCTTTGGTGTGATGGGAGAAACTACCTCCAGGGAGAGGCTAAAAGGTACCACAGCAGTGTCTGCCCTCCTGTGGCCTATTTTGGGTCAAGCACACGAGCTTGGGTGTCCAGGGATTCTATGAACCTGAAGCTGTACAGGGAGTTAACTGTCTCCACTTTTCTGACAGGTTCACCCTGTTTTCTCAATGGGCCAAGGGTATTTCCCAGAGACAGACATCTCTGGGCTTGGAGACCCAAGACCCCACCGAGCTCCTGAATGACAGCAGAAACTGCTCCAACTTGCAGCGATTCTGCCCAGCAGTCACTCATGGCGCAGCTTTTTGTCGCATCTGTCATGCATTTTGCAATGAGATAACTCTATGGCTAAAACAAATGAGGAAGTTTCCAAACAACAAATATCAGCATTTGGGGCAACTGCCAAAGATCGATGAAATTTCATGCAAACTCTCTTGGCAACACTACTTCGGTATGGCAATACCCAAGGCTTTATCTTCCAGGTGTGGGTCTGCTATGAAGCAGTGGATGAGGAGCGCTCCGATGCATGGTCTTGGGGTATGAGAAACCAACATTTTTCCACACAAACCAACATTTCTCCACCTGGTGCCAGGCCCCAGCTCTTACCGAAGAAGACAGCCAGCACGGTTGTGTTCTTGCAGGAGGGCAGCCCGGAGGGTCCCCGTGCCAATGCATTACTGAGCTGGCGAGCGTTAGGCACGTGGGGCTCCTGTAGTGCCTGGTAGACGCCGTCTGCGTAGTTGGCTGGCAGGAGACGCAGCAGatgggcacctgcagcagcaaagCAACATGGCATAGGTCCAGCGGCACCCAGCAGATGGGAGATGCAACAATACACTGGCATGTGCGATGGTCCCAGAAGAGAGCAAGAGGCTGGCATAGAAGCTTACAGTGGCCAAGAATGTGCAAGTTTTGGAACCAACACCCAAAATAATCTCGCAACACTGGGATCAGACCTCTTAAAACTAGGAGGGATCCTCCGTGAGCATGTTCCCTTCCAGTTGTCCTTCTCTGGTCCATGTGCATCCCCATTGCCTCCTGGAGCTCAGGGGTGGTGTGGTCCAGCAGGTAACTGGAGTAATGTTAAGCTGCCTATGTTGACTATGCAATCATACACAAGCATGGTGATTGCCAGCACCATAGCAAACAGGAGAGAGAACagccagagaggcagagagacaagggagaagacaagAGAGAAACACCCTGACTTCGCACCCACTGCCCGTCCTCTAACTGAAAAGCCCAGAGGCAGGAGGTTGTTTCTCACTGATGAGAGAGTTTGTTCCAAAAGACTCTTCACCAGTCTGGTGGGCTTCATTTGCTGGAGCTCCCCAGTGATGGGGGAAATCCTGAATTACTGGCTTAGTTTCAGGCTTAGTATCCATAGGTTTGTTTCCAAATGTTAAGACTGATCTGTCTGTTCTGGAAGAGGGAGATCTTGTCTGCAAGGGACCTGCTGGATCTCCCTGACAGGCTTTGGTGTAACCAAAGGGCTGATGATACACATCACGTTGGAGAGTTATTTGGACTCAGAGGAAGCTGTGTAATTGTCACCATGCCTTGTGTCACCGTGTAGGTGACTCATCTGGGCTGCAGGAAACAGAAGGATTCACAATCTTTAGTGTTTTAGATAAGATCCTGCTTGATCTGCCCTGATCCCTGGCTCAGGAACTTCTGCTGGAAGTGGGCCCATGGGCTCGTTGCAGGCATGAGAAAGCAGCTCACCACTGGCACAGGGAAATCCCCCATCACtgtcccagtacagaccagtaAATGCTGCACAGCAGCCCAACAGTGCAATATCTGCCCTGTGCAGAGTGCGAAAGGAGTAGGTCCAACATGCCTGGACCATGAACTCTTCTGTCTCTGTCCTTGTGTTGAATGCTGATTGAACTGCATGCTGACTTTGGCTAAAGGTGCCTTTTCCCAACTCTAGGACCCCTGATCATCACTGAAATGCCTGCTGATCATCACTGAAACGCCTCGGATATTTTGAACAGCCCTGCAAAGGCATATTTCTGGTCTGGGACTCATCCAACACCAGCGCGACCTGCAGATGGTGCCTGGACAGCAGGTAAAAGTGGCAAGGCCAAGACATCGGAGTCACAGCTGGGCAGCTGCCCCTCCAGACTGCTCCAGCAGGGCTCTTAGATGCATCTAGGGACATACCCTGAGTGCAAACAGCCATGTCTCAGTGCCATGGGAGGTGGCATTGCCTGGTCACCTGCCTGGTTCAAGCTCAAATCAGAAAAGGTTTCTCTCTCAGTCATAGAGCAAGCCAGATGCCCAAGTGCCAGCTCGCCCCgtccctccatctccatccccaggcCTGGCACTCACCCACCGAGCCGCGGCTGTGGTGCAGCAGGTTGTTGTACCAGCCATCGTAGCGCTGCACCTCCCAGGAGATGCTCTCCTGGGCTCCTGCAAGAGACCGGACCCAATTggtgaacagcaaaaaaaaaaaggcatgaaacaAGCACCTCCATTACAGAATTATATTTATATTGTGATATTTTCCCATAGTCTTTTTGAAACTTTCTGAAACACAAACGTGTTTTTAGAGAAGTTTTACACTCCTTTTGAGCACTAAGCAATGTCTAAAATTAGAAATTCATGCTTGTGATCCTGATGTCCCCAGAACAGTTTCTGGCTCCCACCAGTTTACTCCCAAAGAATCTTCGTTTCGTCTTTCTCTCTCATTGTATCAGAAGAAGTCTCTCATTACTTCTGACTCCAACAATCTCTATGCGAGTCAAGCAAAGGCTTTGACACTGGAGTTACGCTGTGCTCTGTGTATCAACATCAGCTTTGTCAAAAAACACATACTTTGTTTCCTTTGTgttaatttttattgcttttattactGTACTAGGAAGAAGCTCCAGTCCCTGGTTACAAGCTGTGTATACATGTAAACAGAAGTAGGTGAGGCTCCCAACCTGCAGGCTCTGCAAGTTCAGCgttttgctccatttttttctgctctcacCACAAACTGAATCATCCTCATCTCTAATACGATGCCCAGTGAGTTAGAGGAAATTCCTCTGAGAGAGAGAAACTATCCAGTCTCCCCTTGGATCCCCTTCCCTGAAACCACACTTACTCCCTAAGGTCCATGTCACCAGCAGAACCACAGTCAAACTCAACATCATCTCTGCGGCTTGCGTTATCCACTGCGCCTTTGGAAGCAGCGACCTGCAAatggagaggagaaggagggagctggagctgggcacAGACCATTATCTCAGCTCCCTCTTGGGGTTTCTGCTGCCTGGTAAAACCCTGCTGCGGTCATCATCCAGTCAGCAGTATCTCCCAATTTGGGCTGCTGGAAGGTCGCAGGGGGCACGTGAGACCCCATCGCTCTGGGAAAGCTCTGTCAGGGGGTGCCAACTGGCCTGAGAAGACCTTTCTTCTGGAGAAGGACCAGCACCCCTCCTCTGGGTACCCCACCTGTAGGTTCACAACTCACCATCCACAGCAGGAAGATGTTAAGCGGTGCCAGCTCTGTTATAGCAACATGCCCTTCGTTACAGAAACAGACACGTTTCAGCTGGCCATTTCTCTGCACAGGCATTGTCCCATCCAGGCAAAATCCAGCTGTGAACACGATGCGAACCACCTCAGCATGCAGTCAGACATCCCGAAGTGTGCTGGTACTGCAGATCAAGACCTCTTGATCACCCCTGGGCTATCTCGACAGCACTCTCTCATGACCATCCTTTCTCATGACACTTTACCATCTCACTTTCCACAAAGGCACTGGATCAAGGGCAAATTTCAGTGGGACCTGAACCTTTAAAACCCAGGCTAATACCTGGCTGAGGAGAGGGATACCCAGCCATGAACAGCAAAGGTGACATTTTTTGGTCATAAACgctaccatgctgctgctggctttccaTGCACAGGAACATCAAACTTGGATTTAAGTCCAAGATAGGGTTTTCTGCTAAATACAGCACTTTGTCCCTTGTTGCAGCATTGCAGGTGTGTATCCAAAGACCAGCATCATTTCACAGGAGCTGTGTTGCCAAGAGGTGTGGCGTTGCACAGGTTTCAGCTTTTCCCACATTGCTCTGTTGCAAGCCCAAGTGAtgcttttagtttctttttcGTTGTTTTAATCAAAACTTAAAGAAATGATATTTTCAGAAAGGCTTACACGTTGCCAGCAGCTctgggttttatttctgatttactggaaattgtgcatttctgtgcacaagcaaaccacagctgctgcaggttGCCCAGGAGATCTCCAGCCATGCAACCCTCTACATTGGTTTCATCAGGGAACAGGCTGTTTCAATGGAGAGAGCTTTCTGGCAGGAGAGTCCCATGTGGTGACACTGACTGCGCTCTGTTGCTCCTCCAGAGGAGGAGCTCTCTCCATAGTCACAGCGTACCAtgtcttccccttcctcttggGTCTTCTTGCAGGGCTCCAGCataaaatgtgtttcaaaattCCTTCTG
Above is a window of Opisthocomus hoazin isolate bOpiHoa1 chromosome 10, bOpiHoa1.hap1, whole genome shotgun sequence DNA encoding:
- the DUOX2 gene encoding dual oxidase 2 isoform X1; the encoded protein is MMLSLTVVLLVTWTLGRAQESISWEVQRYDGWYNNLLHHSRGSVGAHLLRLLPANYADGVYQALQEPHVPNARQLSNALARGPSGLPSCKNTTVLAVFFGFHVLSDILGTEKPGCPAEFLNIHIPSGDLVFDPAGTGDVVLPFQRIHWAMETGQSPNSPREQINEVTAWLDGSSIYGPSHSWSDALRSFSGGQLASGPSGQLPRETDGRLPMWKALDPSTGQGGPQGIYDLGSAWGNENRFLQAESIAWFRYHNHLAAALAQAHPTWSDEDLFQHARKRVIATFQSIVLYEWLPTLLGTSIPEYKGYQQHLDPSISPEFVAAAGQFLATMVPPGVYKRDPRCQFQEVDGHGGSFPAMRLCNSYWSRESAGLQQPEAVDVDNLLLGMSSQIAEREDNIVVEDLQDYWYGPLKYSRTDYVASWLQRGRDLGLPTYNQAQERFGLEPLQNWSDLAPHLEQQVLEKVAALYANNTAGLELLPGGMLEVNSSLFSAIILDQFVRLRDGDRFWFENTRNGLFTAEEIREIRNTTFHDVLVAVTHANSTDLQPHVFVWSDGDPCPQPQQLTAQHLANCTPMVVLDYFEGSGAGFGIIIVVLCCLPLVTLFVAWIVAVLRKRDFKKLQKKQGSSVRREVTSEAIHALEWHGPKTDSSPILIQLQPDKVLKVLDVRGSVLRSISLKAHQRVEVIVSSNKGNKALLLKSPKEYDLVLLFSEEAERSNFIGKLQGYLEESGLDLHVSEMKEKSLMKRAVTQEQRKQILETFFRHLFAQVLEIDRSDAGELNFESSQKAKESLTCELSRAEFAEALGLKAHSMFVDSMFSLADKDGNSYISFREFLDILVVFMKGSSEEKSKVMFRMYDIDENGFLSKEEFLRMLRSFIEISNNCLSRDQAEQVTESMFQASGFQDRDELTWEDFHYMLRDHDSELRLTQLCIKGVPELFKQNLQNRVSFIKKKESKRTISEEEKDPNMDTMSHYMEREGQELRKRPGRKVNQYQLHLYTEAQQKKYERSKVQQKIQEFKRFIENYRRHIVCVVLFSAITAGVFVERAYYYAFASPSTGIAQTTFVGIIISRGSAACISFLYSYILLTMCRNLITVLRETFLNHYIPFDAAVDFHRWVAMAALIFSVLHTAGHIVNVYIFSVMPLSVLSCLFSSVFMDDGSQLPQKYYWWFFQTIPGMTGVLLLVILAVMYVFATRHFRHVSFQGFWITHHLYVLLYVLVIIHGSYALIQQPRFHIYFIIPALIYSADKLLSLSRKKVEISVVKAELLPSGVTHLQFQRPQDFDYKSGQWVRIACVALGTTEYHPFTLTSAPHEDTLSLHIRAVGPWTTRLRELYSPESLAVIGKLPKLYLDGPFGEGHQEWNKFEVSVLVGGGIGVTPFASILKDLVFKSSINSKMLCKKIYFIWVTRTQRQFEWLTDIIREVEEADGKDLVSVHIYITQLAEKFDLRTTMLYICERHFQKVLNKSLFTGLRSITHFGRPPFIPFFSSLQEVHPEVQKIGVFSCGPPGMTKSVEKACRQLNKKDQTYFAHHYENF